The following coding sequences are from one Primulina eburnea isolate SZY01 chromosome 15, ASM2296580v1, whole genome shotgun sequence window:
- the LOC140813998 gene encoding monothiol glutaredoxin-S5-like: MERVSKMVSEKPVVIFSKSSCCMSHSIRSLFSDFGVHPTVYELDEISQGREIEQTLSRLGCNPTVPAVFIGGEFVGGANEVMSHHIKRSLKPMLKRAGALWV; this comes from the coding sequence ATGGAGAGAGTTAGCAAGATGGTGTCGGAGAAACCGGTGGTGATCTTCAGCAAGAGCTCGTGTTGCATGAGCCACTCCATTAGATCACTGTTCAGTGATTTCGGAGTCCATCCGACGGTCTACGAGCTCGACGAGATTTCCCAGGGTCGGGAGATCGAGCAAACCCTCTCAAGACTCGGTTGCAACCCTACCGTCCCGGCGGTGTTTATTGGTGGCGAATTCGTTGGTGGAGCGAACGAGGTGATGAGCCACCACATCAAGAGGTCACTAAAACCGATGCTTAAAAGGGCTGGTGCCCTGTGGGTCTAA